In a single window of the Pongo abelii isolate AG06213 chromosome 1, NHGRI_mPonAbe1-v2.0_pri, whole genome shotgun sequence genome:
- the GPX7 gene encoding glutathione peroxidase 7: protein MVAATVAAAWLLLWAAACAQQEQDFYDFKAVNIRGKLVSLEKYRGSVSLVVNVASECGFTDQHYRALQQLQRDLGPHHFNVLAFPCNQFGQQEPDSNKEIESFARRTYSVSFPMFSKIAVTGTGAHPAFKYLAQTSGKEPTWNFWKYLVAPDGKVVGAWDPTVSVEEVRPQITALVRKLILLKREDL, encoded by the exons ATGGTGGCGGCGACGGTGGCAGCGGCGTGGCTGCTCCTGTGGGCTGCGGCCTGCGCGCAGCAGGAGCAGGACTTCTACGACTTCAAGGCGGTCAACATCCGGGGCAAACTGGTGTCGCTGGAGAAGTACCGCGGATCG GTGTCCCTGGTGGTGAATGTGGCCAGCGAGTGTGGCTTCACAGACCAGCACTACCGAGCCCTGCAGCAGCTGCAGCGGGACCTGGGTCCCCACCACTTCAACGTGCTCGCCTTCCCCTGCAACCAGTTTGGCCAACAGGAGCCTGACAGCAACAAGGAGATTGAGAGCTTTGCCCGCCGCACCTACAGTGTCTCATTCCCCATGTTTAGCAAGATTGCAGTCACCGGTACTGGTGCCCATCCTGCCTTCAAGTACCTGGCCC aGACTTCTGGGAAGGAGCCCACCTGGAACTTCTGGAAGTACCTTGTAGCCCCAGATGGAAAGGTGGTAGGGGCTTGGGACCCAACTGTGTCAGTGGAGGAGGTCAGACCCCAGATCACAGCACTCGTGAGGAAGCTCATCCTACTGAAGCGAGAAGACTTATAA